A genomic stretch from Arthrobacter sp. KBS0702 includes:
- a CDS encoding SCO4848 family membrane protein, which produces MELPAFLAVVLVVAGVWSLAVWPQFLRRVMKDPRARDAGGKATRFLTVHVVLVSISMLLGAATAGIGIAGLLG; this is translated from the coding sequence GTGGAGCTTCCCGCTTTCCTCGCCGTCGTGCTGGTGGTGGCCGGCGTCTGGTCCCTGGCGGTCTGGCCGCAGTTCCTTCGCCGCGTAATGAAGGACCCGCGGGCCCGCGACGCCGGCGGCAAGGCAACCCGTTTCCTCACTGTCCACGTTGTGCTGGTCAGCATCTCGATGCTGCTCGGCGCGGCGACGGCGGGGATCGGGATCGCGGGCCTGCTCGGCTGA
- a CDS encoding VanZ family protein, with amino-acid sequence MRPHRVATWGLIAYVAVLAGVALWPLPVDRPLSRLLERALRAVHRRGVPDWVDYGFVESAANILLFVPLGALVAWIIGRGYWWVGAAAGLLASCVFELAQFLFLPGRYPTLADVLANTFGALLGSLVARQIMPRRRPVRNRAPARTL; translated from the coding sequence GTGCGGCCCCATCGCGTGGCCACCTGGGGGCTCATCGCCTACGTCGCGGTGCTGGCCGGGGTGGCCCTGTGGCCGCTGCCGGTCGACCGGCCCCTTTCACGGCTGCTGGAGAGGGCGCTCCGGGCGGTGCACCGCCGGGGAGTGCCCGACTGGGTCGACTACGGCTTCGTCGAGTCCGCCGCCAATATCCTGCTCTTCGTGCCCTTGGGTGCCCTCGTGGCCTGGATCATCGGCCGGGGCTACTGGTGGGTGGGCGCGGCCGCTGGCCTGCTCGCGTCCTGCGTCTTCGAGCTCGCGCAGTTCCTCTTCCTGCCCGGCCGCTACCCCACCCTGGCCGACGTCCTGGCCAACACCTTCGGGGCGCTCCTGGGCTCCCTGGTCGCCCGCCAGATAATGCCGCGCCGCAGGCCTGTCCGAAACCGGGCGCCAGCACGTACTCTGTGA
- a CDS encoding DUF2505 domain-containing protein, whose protein sequence is MALSASTTLPHNVESVTAVFVNEDFLRHTSELVGGTLESFAVDGDPAGAFNTTTVRTIPTTRMPDLARKFVGESLKVTQLESWEAPAADGSRQSSISLKVAGAPLDVNAVQRLVAEGGSTRIELEGTVTSSVPLLGGKIADAAEPMVGKALNIQSTQAQAWLESH, encoded by the coding sequence ATGGCCCTGAGTGCATCCACCACCCTTCCGCACAACGTTGAGAGCGTCACGGCAGTTTTCGTCAACGAGGACTTCCTGCGCCACACCAGCGAACTCGTCGGCGGAACCCTCGAATCGTTTGCCGTCGACGGCGACCCGGCCGGAGCGTTCAACACCACGACCGTCCGCACGATCCCGACCACCCGGATGCCGGACCTGGCCCGCAAGTTCGTTGGCGAGAGCCTCAAGGTGACGCAGCTGGAGAGCTGGGAAGCCCCTGCCGCCGACGGTTCCCGCCAGAGCAGCATCTCGCTGAAGGTCGCCGGCGCCCCGCTGGATGTCAACGCCGTGCAGCGCCTCGTCGCCGAGGGCGGCAGCACCCGGATCGAGCTGGAGGGCACCGTCACCTCCTCGGTGCCGCTGCTGGGCGGGAAGATCGCCGATGCAGCCGAGCCGATGGTCGGCAAGGCCCTCAACATCCAGTCCACCCAGGCCCAGGCCTGGCTCGAAAGCCACTAG
- a CDS encoding SDR family oxidoreductase, translating to MNGTRKAANAKTVLVTGATGYIGGRLVPRLLEAGHRVKVLVRTPAKIAGVPWLEQVEVVQSSLDDGAALREALEGVDVLYYLVHSMAGGSGFEAKEKAMAETAAQAAAGAGVGRIVYLGGLHPSGAELSTHMRSREAVGKVFLDGPVDAIVFQAGVVIGSGSASFEMIRHLSETLPVMPAPSWVRNKIEAISVRDVLHYLVGAAALEGPINRTFDIGSRQVLSYAGMMQEYAAEAGLPHRVVLALPIPAPKLAGMWVALTTPIPLSMSLPLVESLQHDAVSREHDIDSYIPQPEGGLTPYRRAVALALGKERDGQVETTWASAGADADPLPSDPDWAGHRVYLDERAYSSPVDPKHVWTIIEGIGGRNGWYSLPLAWSVRGWLDKLTGGAGLARGRRHPHLLAEGEVVDWWRVERIDRGRLLRLRAEMRAPGRAWLELSVEPEGTGSRYRQRAIFFPKGLSGKLYWLAVLPFHSLIFPAMSRNIAAAAQRLAEAERDTATGAESEPAGPTA from the coding sequence ATGAACGGCACCCGCAAGGCTGCGAACGCGAAGACGGTGCTCGTGACTGGCGCCACCGGGTACATCGGCGGCAGGCTGGTCCCCCGCCTGCTCGAGGCCGGACACCGGGTAAAGGTCCTGGTCCGGACCCCGGCGAAAATCGCCGGCGTCCCGTGGCTGGAGCAGGTCGAGGTGGTCCAGAGCAGCCTCGATGACGGCGCTGCGCTGCGGGAGGCGCTCGAGGGCGTCGACGTGCTTTACTACCTCGTCCACTCAATGGCGGGAGGCTCCGGATTCGAAGCCAAGGAAAAGGCCATGGCCGAAACGGCGGCACAGGCAGCCGCCGGGGCCGGCGTCGGGCGGATTGTTTACCTCGGCGGCCTGCACCCCTCCGGGGCCGAGCTCTCCACGCATATGCGGTCCCGGGAGGCGGTGGGCAAGGTCTTCCTGGACGGCCCGGTCGATGCGATCGTATTCCAGGCGGGCGTCGTGATCGGCTCCGGCTCGGCGTCGTTCGAGATGATCAGGCACCTATCCGAGACCCTGCCCGTGATGCCCGCCCCCAGCTGGGTGCGGAACAAGATTGAGGCGATCTCGGTGCGGGACGTGCTGCACTACCTCGTCGGGGCCGCAGCGCTCGAAGGGCCGATCAACCGCACCTTCGACATTGGCTCCCGCCAGGTGCTCAGCTACGCGGGCATGATGCAGGAATATGCCGCGGAGGCCGGGCTGCCGCACCGGGTGGTGCTGGCGCTGCCGATCCCCGCGCCGAAGCTTGCCGGGATGTGGGTCGCGTTGACCACCCCGATCCCGTTGTCCATGTCGCTGCCGCTGGTGGAGTCGCTGCAGCACGACGCCGTATCGCGGGAGCATGACATCGATTCCTACATCCCGCAGCCAGAGGGAGGGCTCACCCCCTACCGGCGCGCGGTCGCCCTGGCCCTGGGCAAGGAGCGCGACGGGCAGGTGGAGACGACGTGGGCCAGCGCCGGGGCCGACGCCGATCCGCTGCCGAGCGACCCGGACTGGGCCGGCCACCGGGTCTACCTCGACGAGCGCGCCTACTCCAGCCCGGTGGACCCGAAACACGTCTGGACCATCATCGAAGGCATCGGCGGACGCAACGGCTGGTATTCGCTGCCGCTGGCCTGGAGCGTGCGCGGCTGGCTGGACAAGCTCACCGGGGGCGCGGGGCTGGCGCGCGGCCGGCGGCACCCGCACCTGCTGGCCGAAGGCGAGGTGGTTGACTGGTGGCGGGTCGAGCGGATCGACCGCGGCCGGCTGCTGCGGCTGCGCGCCGAAATGCGGGCGCCGGGCCGGGCCTGGCTGGAATTGTCGGTGGAACCGGAGGGCACCGGCAGCCGCTACCGGCAGCGCGCCATCTTCTTCCCGAAGGGGCTCAGCGGCAAGCTGTACTGGCTCGCCGTGCTGCCGTTCCACAGCCTGATTTTCCCCGCCATGTCGCGGAATATCGCCGCGGCCGCGCAACGCCTCGCAGAGGCAGAGCGGGACACGGCGACGGGGGCCGAATCGGAACCCGCCGGGCCCACCGCGTAG